In Rhineura floridana isolate rRhiFlo1 chromosome 1, rRhiFlo1.hap2, whole genome shotgun sequence, the following proteins share a genomic window:
- the TMEM276 gene encoding transmembrane protein 276 isoform X2, with product MPGRPDEVAALLTNLLLCGVCLGSAAQTFQINRGAAAGFLLQAVVPLLDTAALLPAPLGLSLESARCCPDDAWVCTVVGLPLLAFGFHWLNGDCSTANVLLGGALLLAGGSDYYSEEGRAMVAHSVRSVASITILIVSVFTGNAYGIVGSLLLGMAELLVETQLQQLLVLRKGDALCGLMAAANLALRWALQMQQRELD from the exons ATGCCCGGCCGGCCTGATGAGGTGGCTGCCTTGCTCACCAACCTCCTGCTGTGTGGCGTGTGCCTGGGCTCTGCGGCTCAAACCTTCCAG ATCAATCGAGGGGCTGCCGCTGGATTTCTCCTCCAGGCTGTTGTGCCCCTGTTGGATACGGctgccctccttcctgctcccctggggctGTCTTTGGAATCTGCCCGCTGCTGCCCAGATGATGCCTGGGTCTGCACGGTGGTGGGGCTCCCCCTGCTGGCATTCGGGTTCCACTGGCTGAACGGGGACTGCTCCACGGCGAATGTCCTCCTGGGAGGGGCGCTGCTGCTGGCTGGAGGCTCGGACTactactcagaggaaggcagggcCATGGTGGCCCATTCcgtcaggtctgtggcctccatCACCATCCTGATTGTTTCCGTCTTCACTGGGAACGCCTACGGCATTGTGGGCAGCCTCCTGCTTGGCATGGCTGAGCTCCTGGTGGAAAcccagctgcagcagctgctggtGCTCAGGAAAGGGGACGCCCTTTGCGGTCTCATGGCAGCAGCGAACCTGGCTTTGCGGTGGGCGCTCCAGATGCAGCAACGAGAACTGGACTGA
- the LOC133376335 gene encoding flap endonuclease 1-like isoform X3 gives MGISKLAELIKDYAPDAVSSVRLEEYRGRVVALDTSVAIYQFHTAMPEIINRHGQNIRALQGLFYRTFHLLENGIKPVFVFDGKPPDLKQRVVRQRESLLAKRAAARRKAADSTTGEEPQQLPKRDWETLLSCLGVPYVQAPAEAEATCAALVKSGHAWCTATEDMDALPFGSSRLLRHLNVKKRVFEEISLPVLLQKLGITQEQFVDLCILLGCDYCEKIRGIGPKKALKLLQKHENIEHILQSSSPQKHKLPGNWPLEQTRQLFLQPEVAEMSQVALEWKEPDEERLVQFLAHEKHMKNQTLSLAGRGRNPRNSQKRQWGLEQVAPLHSSL, from the exons ATGGGGATCTCCAAGCTGGCCGAGCTGATCAAAGACTATGCACCGGACGCCGTGAGCTCCGTCCGCCTGGAAGAGTACCGAG GCCGTGTGGTGGCCTTGGATACCTCCGTGGCCATCTACCAGTTCCACACAGCCATGCCAGAGATCATCAACCGCCACGGGCAAAATATCAG AGCGTTGCAGGGGCTGTTCTACCGGACGTTTCATCTGCTGGAAAATGGCATCAAACCGGTGTTTGTGTTCGATGGGAAACCCCCGGACCTCAAGCAGAGAGTGGTTCGTCAGAGAGAATCCCTG TTGGCCAAACGGGCCGCAGCCAGGAGGAAAGCTGCAG ATTCTACCACGGGtgaagaaccacaacagctcccaaAGAGAGACTGGGAGACCCTGTTGAGCTGCTTGGGAGTTCCCTATGTGCAG GCTCCAGCCGAGGCGGAAGCGACTTGTGCAGCTCTGGTGAAGTCTGGGCACGCCtggtgcacggccacagaggacATGGATGCGCTGCCCTTTGGAAGCTCACGCCTCCTGCGGCATCTTAATGTTAAGAAGCG TGTCTTCGAAGAGATCTCCTTGCCTGTACTTCTGCAAAAGCTGGGCATAACTCAAGAGCAG TTTGTGGACCTCTGCATCCTGCTGGGCTGTGATTACTGTGAAAAGATCCGAGGCATTGGCCCAAAAAAGGCTCTGAAGCTGTTGCAGAAGCATGAGAACATTGAGCACATCTTGCAGTCCTCCAGTCCTCAG AAACACAAGTTGCCTGGAAACTGGCCCTTGGAACAGACGCGGCAGCTCTTTCTGCAGCCGGAGGTGGCGGAGATGAGCCAGGTGGCCCTAGAGTGGAAGGAGCCTGACGAGGAGCGGCTGGTGCAATTCCTTGCACATGAGAAGCACATGAA GAACCAAACTCTCAGCCTtgcaggaagaggaagaaatCCCAGGAACAGTCAGAAACGGCAGTGGGGACTTGAGCAAGTAGCTCCCCTTCACTCCAGCTTGTGA
- the LOC133376335 gene encoding flap endonuclease 1-like isoform X2 → MGISKLAELIKDYAPDAVSSVRLEEYRGRVVALDTSVAIYQFHTAMPEIINRHGQNIRALQGLFYRTFHLLENGIKPVFVFDGKPPDLKQRVLAKRAAARRKAADSTTGEEPQQLPKRDWETLLSCLGVPYVQAPAEAEATCAALVKSGHAWCTATEDMDALPFGSSRLLRHLNVKKRVFEEISLPVLLQKLGITQEQFVDLCILLGCDYCEKIRGIGPKKALKLLQKHENIEHILQSSSPQKHKLPGNWPLEQTRQLFLQPEVAEMSQVALEWKEPDEERLVQFLAHEKHMNEKRVRGRIEKWRKTSQKSTQPQSPGPVAKGSRRQQKVKEFFQVKKRPHKEPNSQPCRKRKKSQEQSETAVGT, encoded by the exons ATGGGGATCTCCAAGCTGGCCGAGCTGATCAAAGACTATGCACCGGACGCCGTGAGCTCCGTCCGCCTGGAAGAGTACCGAG GCCGTGTGGTGGCCTTGGATACCTCCGTGGCCATCTACCAGTTCCACACAGCCATGCCAGAGATCATCAACCGCCACGGGCAAAATATCAG AGCGTTGCAGGGGCTGTTCTACCGGACGTTTCATCTGCTGGAAAATGGCATCAAACCGGTGTTTGTGTTCGATGGGAAACCCCCGGACCTCAAGCAGAGAGTG TTGGCCAAACGGGCCGCAGCCAGGAGGAAAGCTGCAG ATTCTACCACGGGtgaagaaccacaacagctcccaaAGAGAGACTGGGAGACCCTGTTGAGCTGCTTGGGAGTTCCCTATGTGCAG GCTCCAGCCGAGGCGGAAGCGACTTGTGCAGCTCTGGTGAAGTCTGGGCACGCCtggtgcacggccacagaggacATGGATGCGCTGCCCTTTGGAAGCTCACGCCTCCTGCGGCATCTTAATGTTAAGAAGCG TGTCTTCGAAGAGATCTCCTTGCCTGTACTTCTGCAAAAGCTGGGCATAACTCAAGAGCAG TTTGTGGACCTCTGCATCCTGCTGGGCTGTGATTACTGTGAAAAGATCCGAGGCATTGGCCCAAAAAAGGCTCTGAAGCTGTTGCAGAAGCATGAGAACATTGAGCACATCTTGCAGTCCTCCAGTCCTCAG AAACACAAGTTGCCTGGAAACTGGCCCTTGGAACAGACGCGGCAGCTCTTTCTGCAGCCGGAGGTGGCGGAGATGAGCCAGGTGGCCCTAGAGTGGAAGGAGCCTGACGAGGAGCGGCTGGTGCAATTCCTTGCACATGAGAAGCACATGAA TGAGAAGCGTGTTCGTGGACGAATTGAAAAGTGGCGGAAGACCAGCCAGAAGAGCACCCAGCCCCAGTCACCTGGCCCCGTCGCTAAGGGCAGCAGGAGGCAGCAGAAGGTGAAGGAGTTCTTCCAGGTCAAGAAACGGCCACACAAG GAACCAAACTCTCAGCCTtgcaggaagaggaagaaatCCCAGGAACAGTCAGAAACGGCAGTGGGGACTTGA
- the TMEM276 gene encoding transmembrane protein 276 isoform X1, translated as MAEASALMPGRPDEVAALLTNLLLCGVCLGSAAQTFQINRGAAAGFLLQAVVPLLDTAALLPAPLGLSLESARCCPDDAWVCTVVGLPLLAFGFHWLNGDCSTANVLLGGALLLAGGSDYYSEEGRAMVAHSVRSVASITILIVSVFTGNAYGIVGSLLLGMAELLVETQLQQLLVLRKGDALCGLMAAANLALRWALQMQQRELD; from the exons ATGGCTGA AGCCTCTGCCTTGATGCCCGGCCGGCCTGATGAGGTGGCTGCCTTGCTCACCAACCTCCTGCTGTGTGGCGTGTGCCTGGGCTCTGCGGCTCAAACCTTCCAG ATCAATCGAGGGGCTGCCGCTGGATTTCTCCTCCAGGCTGTTGTGCCCCTGTTGGATACGGctgccctccttcctgctcccctggggctGTCTTTGGAATCTGCCCGCTGCTGCCCAGATGATGCCTGGGTCTGCACGGTGGTGGGGCTCCCCCTGCTGGCATTCGGGTTCCACTGGCTGAACGGGGACTGCTCCACGGCGAATGTCCTCCTGGGAGGGGCGCTGCTGCTGGCTGGAGGCTCGGACTactactcagaggaaggcagggcCATGGTGGCCCATTCcgtcaggtctgtggcctccatCACCATCCTGATTGTTTCCGTCTTCACTGGGAACGCCTACGGCATTGTGGGCAGCCTCCTGCTTGGCATGGCTGAGCTCCTGGTGGAAAcccagctgcagcagctgctggtGCTCAGGAAAGGGGACGCCCTTTGCGGTCTCATGGCAGCAGCGAACCTGGCTTTGCGGTGGGCGCTCCAGATGCAGCAACGAGAACTGGACTGA
- the LOC133376335 gene encoding flap endonuclease 1-like isoform X1: MGISKLAELIKDYAPDAVSSVRLEEYRGRVVALDTSVAIYQFHTAMPEIINRHGQNIRALQGLFYRTFHLLENGIKPVFVFDGKPPDLKQRVVRQRESLLAKRAAARRKAADSTTGEEPQQLPKRDWETLLSCLGVPYVQAPAEAEATCAALVKSGHAWCTATEDMDALPFGSSRLLRHLNVKKRVFEEISLPVLLQKLGITQEQFVDLCILLGCDYCEKIRGIGPKKALKLLQKHENIEHILQSSSPQKHKLPGNWPLEQTRQLFLQPEVAEMSQVALEWKEPDEERLVQFLAHEKHMNEKRVRGRIEKWRKTSQKSTQPQSPGPVAKGSRRQQKVKEFFQVKKRPHKEPNSQPCRKRKKSQEQSETAVGT; this comes from the exons ATGGGGATCTCCAAGCTGGCCGAGCTGATCAAAGACTATGCACCGGACGCCGTGAGCTCCGTCCGCCTGGAAGAGTACCGAG GCCGTGTGGTGGCCTTGGATACCTCCGTGGCCATCTACCAGTTCCACACAGCCATGCCAGAGATCATCAACCGCCACGGGCAAAATATCAG AGCGTTGCAGGGGCTGTTCTACCGGACGTTTCATCTGCTGGAAAATGGCATCAAACCGGTGTTTGTGTTCGATGGGAAACCCCCGGACCTCAAGCAGAGAGTGGTTCGTCAGAGAGAATCCCTG TTGGCCAAACGGGCCGCAGCCAGGAGGAAAGCTGCAG ATTCTACCACGGGtgaagaaccacaacagctcccaaAGAGAGACTGGGAGACCCTGTTGAGCTGCTTGGGAGTTCCCTATGTGCAG GCTCCAGCCGAGGCGGAAGCGACTTGTGCAGCTCTGGTGAAGTCTGGGCACGCCtggtgcacggccacagaggacATGGATGCGCTGCCCTTTGGAAGCTCACGCCTCCTGCGGCATCTTAATGTTAAGAAGCG TGTCTTCGAAGAGATCTCCTTGCCTGTACTTCTGCAAAAGCTGGGCATAACTCAAGAGCAG TTTGTGGACCTCTGCATCCTGCTGGGCTGTGATTACTGTGAAAAGATCCGAGGCATTGGCCCAAAAAAGGCTCTGAAGCTGTTGCAGAAGCATGAGAACATTGAGCACATCTTGCAGTCCTCCAGTCCTCAG AAACACAAGTTGCCTGGAAACTGGCCCTTGGAACAGACGCGGCAGCTCTTTCTGCAGCCGGAGGTGGCGGAGATGAGCCAGGTGGCCCTAGAGTGGAAGGAGCCTGACGAGGAGCGGCTGGTGCAATTCCTTGCACATGAGAAGCACATGAA TGAGAAGCGTGTTCGTGGACGAATTGAAAAGTGGCGGAAGACCAGCCAGAAGAGCACCCAGCCCCAGTCACCTGGCCCCGTCGCTAAGGGCAGCAGGAGGCAGCAGAAGGTGAAGGAGTTCTTCCAGGTCAAGAAACGGCCACACAAG GAACCAAACTCTCAGCCTtgcaggaagaggaagaaatCCCAGGAACAGTCAGAAACGGCAGTGGGGACTTGA